The following coding sequences lie in one Dictyoglomus sp. NZ13-RE01 genomic window:
- a CDS encoding penicillin-binding protein: MNNKKRLRILTLFWFICMISIEVILLTFQVNFNIYGNQFGNDIQINRGKILDRNGNELVSNCYRKSLVVNPLNIGESEKEKIIRKLSKILNLPEKVLSEKLNMKSNFVWVKRILGYSEIEKLSNLLSYNKIFLVDEKYRNYHLSVATSPLLGFVGVDNQGLYGLEAVLDQWLREGNNVYLTIDKDLQATCANYLREGVEKYKAKGGYIGILDVSSGEILAFSMLPDYDYRESLDSLIDKIHEKNPINFIIEPGSVFKIITASIALEEGIVNLNETVECRGEEKVNGHTIRCTEEHGKVNLEKAIEKSCNIYFYHLAQKIPNSVWYKYFKRLHILDPIDSDINLTLKDSLIPDINSSKFTKGTLGFGQGIGFTPLKILWLLSYVGNNGNLKTLHLIKKIEDLKGKNIYNDKTEEFSVVSPDTSKKILSYMFGVVERGTASNLNLKGLKIAGKTGTAQVAKDNGYIPGVYNHLFYGFLFLQNKTYAIIVILLEPKIGKYAKDTVVPIFKEIAKRLVIYDGRWVQNEKF, encoded by the coding sequence ATGAATAACAAAAAGAGATTAAGAATATTAACATTATTTTGGTTTATATGCATGATCTCTATAGAGGTCATTTTATTAACCTTTCAGGTTAATTTTAACATTTATGGAAATCAGTTTGGAAATGATATTCAGATTAATAGAGGAAAGATATTAGACAGAAATGGCAACGAGCTTGTTAGTAATTGTTATAGAAAATCTTTGGTAGTTAACCCTTTAAACATTGGGGAGAGTGAGAAAGAAAAAATAATTAGAAAATTAAGTAAAATCCTAAATTTGCCTGAAAAAGTGTTGTCAGAAAAATTGAATATGAAATCTAATTTTGTTTGGGTAAAAAGAATTTTAGGATACTCCGAGATTGAAAAGTTAAGTAATCTTCTTTCTTACAACAAGATTTTTCTTGTTGATGAGAAATACAGAAATTACCATTTGTCGGTAGCCACATCTCCTCTACTTGGTTTTGTAGGAGTAGATAATCAGGGTCTATATGGATTAGAAGCAGTATTAGATCAATGGTTGAGAGAAGGGAATAATGTTTATTTAACTATAGATAAGGATTTGCAAGCTACATGTGCAAATTATTTAAGAGAAGGAGTAGAGAAGTATAAAGCAAAAGGTGGATATATAGGCATTTTGGATGTATCTTCAGGTGAGATTTTAGCTTTTTCTATGCTTCCCGACTATGATTATAGAGAAAGTTTAGATTCACTAATAGATAAAATTCATGAAAAAAATCCTATAAATTTTATAATTGAGCCAGGTTCTGTTTTTAAGATAATAACTGCGAGCATTGCATTAGAAGAGGGAATAGTTAATCTAAATGAAACAGTTGAGTGTAGAGGTGAGGAAAAGGTTAATGGTCATACAATAAGGTGTACAGAAGAACATGGGAAAGTAAACTTGGAAAAAGCTATTGAAAAATCATGTAATATTTATTTTTATCATTTAGCACAAAAAATACCAAACTCTGTTTGGTATAAATATTTTAAGAGACTTCATATATTAGATCCGATTGATAGTGATATAAATCTAACTTTGAAAGACTCCCTCATTCCTGACATTAATAGTAGCAAATTTACAAAAGGTACTTTAGGTTTTGGACAAGGCATAGGTTTTACACCCTTGAAGATCTTATGGCTTTTAAGCTACGTTGGAAATAATGGAAATTTAAAGACTTTACATTTGATTAAAAAAATAGAGGACTTAAAAGGGAAAAATATATACAATGATAAAACAGAAGAATTTTCTGTTGTGTCTCCAGACACATCAAAGAAGATTCTTTCTTACATGTTTGGAGTTGTAGAACGAGGAACGGCGAGTAATCTAAATTTGAAAGGATTAAAAATAGCAGGGAAAACAGGAACTGCACAGGTTGCAAAGGATAATGGATATATTCCTGGGGTTTATAATCATCTTTTTTACGGTTTCTTATTTCTACAGAATAAAACATATGCTATTATTGTTATACTGTTAGAGCCTAAAATTGGTAAGTATGCAAAGGATACAGTGGTGCCAATTTTTAAAGAAATTGCTAAAAGATTAGTTATTTATGATGGAAGGTGGGTGCAAAATGAAAAATTTTAA
- the mraY gene encoding phospho-N-acetylmuramoyl-pentapeptide-transferase, with protein MNSLLLIFILAFILSLFLTRFLIFLLKKYKIGKHIRKEGPTEHYKKEGTPVMGGLIFLVIMIPFLFHKNTFFFALSTILMGLFGLLDDILLLINKDYGIKPLRKIIITLIISIFLYIFAPKNTYIYTNNHSWNLGILYPIFFVLLFTYLPNAINLTDGLDGLGGGISLISLIFLLIFLLIRNDFMNAVATVCLISAILGFLWFNVHPAEIIMGDVGAFSLGSALASLLVLSKTEALFLFVSGIPFLESLSVFIQVAFYKLKKRRIFKMSPLHHHFELSGWKETKVVGRFYILHLLILIGGFILWTYL; from the coding sequence ATGAATAGTCTACTATTAATTTTTATACTTGCTTTTATTTTATCTTTATTCTTAACGAGATTTTTGATTTTTCTCTTAAAGAAATATAAGATTGGAAAGCATATAAGAAAAGAGGGACCCACAGAGCATTACAAAAAAGAAGGGACACCCGTAATGGGAGGTCTTATTTTTCTTGTAATAATGATCCCCTTTTTATTCCATAAAAATACTTTTTTCTTTGCCCTTTCTACTATATTAATGGGGCTTTTTGGCTTATTAGATGATATCCTCTTGTTAATAAATAAAGATTATGGAATAAAACCACTAAGAAAAATAATAATAACCTTAATAATTTCAATATTTCTATATATATTTGCTCCAAAGAATACATACATTTATACGAATAATCACTCTTGGAATTTAGGAATTTTATATCCCATATTTTTTGTATTGCTTTTTACCTATCTCCCAAATGCTATAAATTTAACAGATGGATTGGATGGTCTTGGAGGTGGTATTTCTTTAATCTCTTTGATTTTTCTTCTAATTTTCCTATTAATTAGGAATGATTTTATGAATGCTGTGGCGACTGTCTGTCTTATATCTGCAATTTTGGGCTTTTTATGGTTTAATGTCCATCCCGCGGAGATTATTATGGGAGATGTGGGTGCTTTTTCTTTAGGTTCTGCCCTTGCAAGCCTACTGGTTTTGTCAAAAACAGAAGCGTTATTTTTATTTGTTAGTGGTATACCATTTTTAGAATCATTATCGGTCTTTATTCAGGTAGCTTTCTACAAATTGAAAAAAAGAAGAATTTTTAAAATGAGTCCATTGCACCATCATTTTGAGCTTAGTGGCTGGAAGGAAACAAAAGTTGTAGGAAGGTTTTATATTCTACATTTATTAATATTGATAGGAGGCTTCATTTTATGGACTTATCTTTAA
- the mraZ gene encoding division/cell wall cluster transcriptional repressor MraZ produces MFIGEYIHSLDEKGRLTIPNVFRQELGDKFYITRGFNKCLHLYTIEEWMKFSEFLLSFSPTDEASINLKRFWFSSSVEGCWDKLGRVLIPVYLREYAELDKDVVIIGVGKYIEVWNKENWEKFKKQVDLLEKLKEINEKVERSWK; encoded by the coding sequence ATGTTTATTGGGGAATATATTCACTCTTTGGATGAAAAAGGAAGATTAACCATCCCTAATGTATTTAGGCAAGAATTAGGTGATAAATTTTATATTACCCGTGGTTTTAATAAATGTCTTCATCTCTACACCATTGAGGAATGGATGAAATTTTCAGAGTTCCTTCTAAGTTTCTCCCCAACTGATGAAGCATCTATTAATTTAAAAAGGTTTTGGTTTTCCAGCTCTGTAGAGGGATGTTGGGATAAATTAGGCAGAGTTTTAATACCAGTTTATTTAAGGGAATATGCAGAATTAGATAAGGACGTGGTAATAATTGGGGTAGGAAAATATATAGAGGTTTGGAATAAAGAAAATTGGGAGAAATTTAAAAAGCAAGTAGATTTATTAGAAAAATTGAAAGAAATAAATGAAAAGGTGGAAAGATCATGGAAATGA
- a CDS encoding UDP-N-acetylmuramoyl-L-alanyl-D-glutamate--2,6-diaminopimelate ligase, protein MKNFKEGLDYVKEEIISVKGKVPEYISGISVDSRNVKENYVFFAMPGQKEDGKKYIKSAIENGAICIIFSGELSEDYFVDNISYVQVRDIQKVLGRLSAWFNDFPSQKLTIIGVTGTNGKTTVTHLLYHYWKTKGEKAGLIGTIYNKLDEETLSTNFTTPQPPELQSLLKKMVEKGIKYVSMEISSHALALRRTEDLYIDGAVFTNLTQDHLDFHHTMEEYFSAKKKIFNLLKRDGFGVLNKDDDWVKQVFINNKTIWCSLYDKVDLYVSHWENREEGLKLLISTPKGDLDLNLKLRGKFNVYNILLATGVLIGLDEDLENIKYAWESFNGVPGRLEFVDEGQNFSVIIDYAHTPDGLNNILSTVSEFTKGRKILVFGCGGDRDPFKRPKMGEIAGKLADYVIITSDNPRNEDPYKIIREIEEGIKGSGFKDYVVIENRELAIKHAIEVAKQGDSVIIAGKGHEDYQIIGSEKIHFSDKEVAQKYLRERKSHEAKS, encoded by the coding sequence ATGAAAAATTTTAAAGAAGGATTAGATTATGTAAAAGAAGAAATTATAAGTGTAAAGGGAAAAGTACCTGAATATATTTCGGGTATTTCAGTGGATTCAAGAAACGTAAAAGAAAATTACGTATTCTTTGCTATGCCAGGACAAAAAGAAGATGGAAAAAAATATATAAAATCCGCTATAGAAAATGGGGCTATATGTATCATATTCAGCGGAGAATTGTCAGAGGATTATTTCGTGGATAACATTTCTTATGTTCAAGTTAGAGATATCCAAAAAGTTCTTGGAAGGCTTTCTGCCTGGTTTAACGACTTCCCATCTCAAAAATTAACTATTATAGGAGTTACAGGGACTAATGGGAAGACTACTGTAACCCATCTTCTATACCACTATTGGAAAACAAAGGGGGAGAAAGCAGGACTTATTGGGACCATTTATAATAAATTAGATGAAGAAACCCTTAGTACTAATTTCACTACTCCTCAACCACCGGAATTACAATCACTGTTAAAGAAAATGGTGGAAAAAGGAATTAAATATGTTTCTATGGAAATATCTTCCCATGCATTAGCTCTTAGAAGAACTGAAGATTTATATATAGATGGAGCTGTCTTTACTAATTTAACTCAAGATCATTTGGATTTTCATCATACAATGGAAGAATATTTTAGTGCCAAGAAGAAGATTTTTAATTTACTTAAAAGAGATGGTTTTGGGGTTTTAAACAAGGATGATGATTGGGTAAAACAAGTATTTATCAATAATAAAACTATTTGGTGCTCTCTTTATGATAAAGTGGATTTATATGTAAGTCATTGGGAAAATAGAGAAGAAGGTTTAAAGTTGTTAATATCTACCCCTAAAGGTGATTTAGATTTAAATTTGAAATTGAGAGGAAAGTTTAATGTCTATAATATTCTTTTAGCCACAGGAGTATTGATAGGTCTTGATGAGGATTTAGAAAACATTAAATACGCATGGGAATCTTTTAATGGCGTGCCTGGTAGATTAGAGTTTGTAGATGAAGGGCAAAATTTTTCCGTTATTATTGATTATGCCCATACTCCTGATGGACTTAACAACATTTTATCTACAGTTTCAGAGTTTACAAAGGGAAGAAAAATATTGGTTTTTGGTTGTGGAGGAGATAGGGATCCTTTTAAAAGACCAAAGATGGGAGAGATTGCGGGTAAACTTGCAGACTATGTGATAATAACTTCTGACAATCCAAGAAATGAGGATCCTTATAAGATAATAAGAGAAATAGAAGAAGGAATTAAAGGCTCTGGCTTTAAAGACTATGTTGTGATTGAAAATAGAGAATTGGCAATAAAGCATGCTATTGAAGTAGCAAAGCAAGGAGATAGTGTAATTATAGCTGGGAAAGGTCATGAGGATTATCAAATAATAGGATCAGAAAAAATACATTTTAGTGATAAAGAGGTTGCTCAAAAATATCTTAGAGAGAGAAAGTCCCATGAAGCTAAGAGTTAA
- a CDS encoding UDP-N-acetylmuramoyl-tripeptide--D-alanyl-D-alanine ligase, protein MKLRVKEILEAINGKLIKGDLGYEVSSVSTDSRKYKENSLFIPIKGEKYDGHDFIDDALRNGAVGFIFSRNINESAFQKCKFAIEVEDTLSSLWKLAEYYRNRENFKVIGITGSSGKTTTKYFTYSIFKEFASVNYSKENFNNEIGVPLTILDTENSYDYLILELAMRGLGQIKLLSKIARPDFAVITNIGTAHIGILGSQENIAKAKAEIFEYLNPKGWALLNGDNEWCVRIYDSLNYNKLRFGFDKENDIVGEVEYYENNAKLGIKFPDGKKIKLTVPIYPQEIYHNLIASLTLFWLNFPNKIEEIGEKVELKFPPMRLSILKGVKNSVIINDTYNANPDSVLVALNFLKAYSHGKRKIAVLGDMLELGDYSLELHRQIILKALERTDLLFLYGEEMEKALASLKEKLESDRKIYCEKDFQALLEMILNEIRENDLILVKGSRGMKMENFVKYLEEKNE, encoded by the coding sequence ATGAAGCTAAGAGTTAAAGAGATTTTAGAGGCTATAAATGGAAAACTTATAAAGGGAGATTTAGGTTATGAGGTAAGCTCTGTTTCTACAGATTCGAGAAAATATAAAGAAAATTCCCTATTTATACCTATTAAAGGTGAGAAGTATGATGGTCATGACTTTATAGATGATGCTTTAAGGAATGGGGCTGTAGGGTTTATTTTTAGTAGAAATATAAATGAAAGTGCATTTCAAAAGTGTAAATTTGCTATAGAGGTAGAAGATACTTTATCTTCTCTTTGGAAGTTAGCGGAGTATTATAGAAATAGAGAAAACTTTAAGGTTATTGGGATTACTGGTAGTTCTGGTAAAACAACAACAAAATACTTTACTTATTCTATTTTTAAAGAGTTTGCTTCTGTAAATTATAGTAAGGAAAATTTTAATAACGAAATAGGAGTGCCTCTTACCATTTTAGATACTGAAAATTCTTATGATTACTTAATTTTAGAACTTGCTATGAGAGGATTAGGACAAATTAAATTGCTAAGTAAAATTGCAAGACCAGACTTTGCAGTGATTACAAATATAGGGACTGCCCATATAGGTATATTAGGGTCTCAAGAGAATATTGCAAAGGCAAAGGCTGAAATTTTTGAATATTTAAATCCCAAGGGATGGGCACTGCTAAATGGTGATAATGAATGGTGCGTAAGAATATATGATTCTCTCAATTATAACAAGCTAAGATTTGGTTTTGATAAAGAAAATGATATAGTAGGAGAAGTTGAATATTACGAAAATAATGCAAAATTAGGAATAAAATTTCCAGATGGTAAAAAGATAAAATTGACTGTACCTATCTATCCTCAAGAAATATATCATAATCTTATCGCAAGTTTAACCCTATTTTGGCTAAATTTTCCTAATAAGATAGAGGAAATTGGGGAGAAAGTAGAATTAAAGTTTCCCCCTATGAGGCTAAGTATATTAAAGGGAGTTAAAAATTCTGTAATCATAAATGATACATATAATGCAAACCCTGACTCAGTATTGGTTGCTCTAAATTTCCTTAAGGCTTATTCACATGGAAAAAGAAAAATAGCCGTACTTGGTGATATGTTGGAGCTTGGAGATTATAGCTTGGAATTACATAGACAGATTATTTTAAAAGCTTTAGAAAGGACGGACCTCCTTTTTCTTTATGGGGAAGAGATGGAAAAAGCTTTAGCAAGCTTAAAAGAAAAATTAGAGAGTGACCGTAAAATATATTGTGAAAAAGATTTTCAAGCTCTTTTAGAAATGATTTTAAATGAAATAAGAGAAAATGATTTAATATTAGTAAAGGGCTCAAGAGGTATGAAGATGGAAAATTTTGTTAAGTATTTGGAGGAGAAAAATGAATAG
- a CDS encoding 16S rRNA (cytosine(1402)-N(4))-methyltransferase → MEMIHIPVMLKEVVDYLNIRPNGIYIDATVGLGGHAGEILKRLKDGLLIGFDKDSEEIAITEKKLKEISSNFILVNESYEKIPEFLEKKGIKYVDGIFFDLGLSSYQLEISKRGFSFKRLDEPLDMRFSKDENLTAEYILNNYSVNELERVFRDYGEEPYYRKLAMAICEERKKKAFKKVEDLVSVVEKIIPKKGRIHPATRAFQALRIEVNKELKVFENTLHRILPFIRKGGRLVVISYHSLEDRIIKNFLKDKEKEGEMEIITKKVLRPSYEEIRMNQRARSAKMRVGEKT, encoded by the coding sequence ATGGAAATGATACATATTCCTGTAATGCTAAAGGAGGTTGTTGATTACTTAAATATTCGTCCTAATGGAATATATATTGATGCAACGGTTGGTTTAGGAGGGCATGCTGGGGAGATTCTAAAAAGATTAAAGGATGGATTATTAATAGGTTTTGATAAGGATTCTGAAGAAATTGCTATAACAGAGAAAAAATTGAAAGAGATATCATCAAACTTCATCTTAGTAAATGAATCATATGAGAAAATTCCAGAATTTTTGGAGAAAAAGGGTATAAAATATGTGGATGGTATTTTCTTTGACTTAGGACTTTCATCTTATCAATTGGAAATTAGTAAAAGAGGGTTTTCTTTTAAAAGATTAGATGAGCCTTTAGATATGAGATTTTCTAAAGATGAAAATTTGACTGCTGAATATATACTTAATAATTATTCAGTGAATGAATTAGAGCGGGTTTTTAGAGATTATGGGGAGGAGCCTTATTACAGAAAATTAGCAATGGCAATATGTGAAGAGAGAAAGAAAAAGGCTTTTAAGAAGGTTGAAGATTTAGTGTCTGTTGTAGAAAAGATTATTCCTAAGAAAGGAAGGATTCATCCCGCTACGCGTGCCTTTCAGGCTTTGAGAATTGAAGTTAATAAAGAATTGAAGGTATTTGAAAATACATTACATAGAATCTTGCCCTTTATTAGGAAAGGTGGAAGGTTAGTAGTTATATCATATCATTCTTTAGAAGACAGGATAATAAAAAATTTTTTAAAGGATAAGGAAAAAGAGGGAGAAATGGAAATTATAACAAAGAAGGTCTTAAGACCTTCTTATGAGGAAATTAGAATGAACCAAAGGGCAAGAAGTGCGAAAATGAGGGTGGGAGAGAAAACATGA